The Niallia alba genome includes a window with the following:
- a CDS encoding PTS system mannose/fructose/sorbose family transporter subunit IID: protein MNTEEKKQSPVSYPDPITKKDLLKAWSRWWWANEIPHTFDRMVAPSFLFGMTPILKKLYKDKKDLSEAYQRHLLFFNTQAIWGGGTLTGITASLEESRAKALAEGKEEEAPSPDMINNTKVGLMGALAGIGDAIDSGTVQYIFIAIALPWAMAGSPLGALFPFLGFTLVTFLYGYYFVRMGYGLGRNAAKEILAGSRIKTMIDALSVLGLFMMGILAGSYVKVSSSLSFTLSEKQFVLQDILDSILPGLLPLLTVLGVYLYFDKKGFNITKGLLWLTGTLIVLGTIKVL from the coding sequence ATGAATACGGAAGAAAAGAAACAAAGTCCAGTGAGTTATCCAGATCCTATTACTAAAAAGGATTTGCTTAAGGCTTGGTCAAGATGGTGGTGGGCAAATGAAATCCCCCATACATTTGACAGAATGGTAGCTCCTTCCTTTTTATTCGGGATGACACCAATATTAAAAAAATTATATAAAGATAAAAAAGATCTAAGCGAGGCGTATCAAAGACACTTATTATTCTTTAACACGCAAGCAATTTGGGGTGGAGGTACGTTGACTGGGATTACAGCCTCTCTTGAGGAATCTCGTGCAAAAGCGCTTGCGGAAGGAAAAGAAGAAGAAGCGCCTAGCCCAGACATGATTAACAATACAAAAGTAGGATTGATGGGTGCTCTAGCTGGTATTGGAGATGCGATTGATTCAGGTACTGTTCAATATATCTTTATAGCAATCGCTTTGCCATGGGCAATGGCAGGTAGCCCACTTGGTGCATTGTTTCCGTTCCTTGGCTTCACGCTTGTAACATTTCTTTATGGCTACTATTTCGTCAGAATGGGCTACGGTTTAGGCCGAAATGCTGCAAAAGAGATTTTAGCCGGCAGCCGGATTAAAACCATGATTGACGCTTTATCTGTTCTTGGATTGTTTATGATGGGGATATTGGCAGGATCCTATGTAAAAGTAAGTAGCTCGTTATCTTTTACTCTATCGGAAAAGCAATTCGTCCTGCAGGACATACTAGACTCGATTTTACCTGGCTTATTGCCATTATTAACCGTATTAGGCGTTTACTTATATTTTGATAAGAAGGGCTTTAATATTACAAAAGGTTTATTATGGCTAACCGGTACATTAATTGTACTTGGGACAATCAAAGTCTTATAA
- a CDS encoding PTS sugar transporter subunit IIC → MATLSVGQALIIAIWVAIVMSRGIGYATLTLRFSPLMTGLVVGIVTGHITEAMIITAAIQLVYMGAVAPGGALPSEPAIAAAIAVTVAVLGDFTPEKAVAIAVPVGILGSYAYQFRFFLNTFALRVLDKYAADVNDRGIFTSVIIIPIVISFILYVPLVFVALYYGAPVVADFVNSISDGPIIHVLEVVGGGLAALGIAVIMHVIGKKELLLFFFLAYFMSVALKDLQINTVTYAIFGAILAGLYVLFTRRKESA, encoded by the coding sequence ATGGCAACACTATCCGTTGGTCAAGCACTGATAATAGCCATTTGGGTTGCAATCGTTATGTCCCGCGGTATTGGGTATGCAACCTTAACATTGCGCTTTAGCCCGTTAATGACGGGGTTAGTTGTTGGAATTGTTACAGGACATATAACAGAAGCAATGATTATTACGGCTGCAATTCAATTGGTTTATATGGGAGCAGTAGCACCAGGAGGAGCATTACCGAGTGAACCTGCTATTGCCGCAGCCATTGCTGTAACAGTGGCAGTATTAGGTGATTTTACACCAGAAAAAGCAGTAGCTATCGCAGTTCCAGTTGGGATATTAGGCAGTTATGCTTATCAATTCCGCTTCTTTTTGAATACGTTTGCATTGCGTGTATTAGATAAGTATGCAGCAGATGTAAATGACAGAGGAATATTTACGTCCGTCATCATTATACCTATCGTCATAAGTTTCATTCTTTATGTCCCATTAGTGTTTGTTGCTCTTTATTATGGAGCTCCTGTTGTCGCTGATTTTGTAAATTCTATTAGTGACGGTCCAATTATCCACGTGCTTGAAGTAGTTGGTGGAGGTCTTGCAGCTCTTGGAATTGCCGTTATTATGCATGTAATCGGCAAGAAGGAATTGCTTTTATTCTTCTTCCTTGCATACTTCATGAGTGTTGCTTTAAAAGACTTACAAATTAACACTGTTACTTATGCTATTTTCGGTGCTATTCTTGCTGGTCTCTATGTATTATTCACGCGAAGAAAGGAATCAGCTTAA
- the gnd gene encoding phosphogluconate dehydrogenase (NAD(+)-dependent, decarboxylating), whose product MQIGMIGLGKMGYNLALNLANNGHSVYGFDQSNEARISAKESGIHIVESIDRMLTSMPSPRVVWVMVPAGKSSELVIDELFQKMKADDIVIDGGNANYKDSVRRAAQADEKKMHFLDVGTSGGISGANEGACLMIGGKREIFERVDPIFKSVSIQDGYLYAGESGSGHFLKMVHNGIEYGFMQAIGEGFQVLKQSQYHFDLAKVATVWNNGSVIRSWLLELMESAFKKDARLENIRGMVASSGEAKWTVETALDLEVPVPVIALSLMMRNRSLEEDSFSAKVVAALRNEFGGHSVIRK is encoded by the coding sequence ATGCAAATTGGAATGATTGGTTTAGGAAAAATGGGATACAACCTTGCGTTAAACTTAGCAAACAATGGTCATTCTGTCTATGGTTTTGACCAATCTAATGAGGCAAGAATTAGTGCAAAAGAAAGCGGTATACATATTGTGGAAAGTATAGATCGAATGCTTACAAGCATGCCGTCTCCAAGAGTGGTATGGGTAATGGTACCGGCAGGGAAATCTAGCGAACTGGTGATAGACGAGCTGTTTCAAAAAATGAAAGCGGACGACATTGTGATTGATGGTGGAAATGCGAATTATAAGGACTCAGTCCGCCGAGCAGCTCAAGCGGATGAAAAGAAAATGCATTTCTTAGATGTTGGAACATCTGGGGGCATTTCAGGCGCTAATGAAGGAGCATGTTTAATGATTGGAGGCAAACGTGAAATTTTTGAACGTGTGGATCCAATATTTAAAAGTGTTTCGATTCAAGATGGTTACTTATATGCAGGAGAATCTGGTAGTGGCCATTTCTTAAAAATGGTTCATAACGGAATTGAATATGGATTTATGCAAGCGATTGGAGAGGGATTCCAAGTGCTAAAGCAAAGTCAATATCATTTTGATTTAGCTAAAGTAGCTACAGTCTGGAATAATGGTTCCGTAATTCGTAGCTGGCTTTTGGAATTAATGGAATCCGCATTCAAAAAAGATGCTAGACTCGAAAATATTCGTGGAATGGTGGCATCGTCGGGTGAGGCCAAATGGACGGTAGAAACAGCGTTAGATTTAGAAGTTCCTGTTCCCGTTATTGCTTTGTCGCTTATGATGAGAAACCGATCTTTGGAAGAAGATAGTTTTTCTGCGAAAGTGGTTGCTGCTCTCCGTAATGAATTTGGTGGGCACAGTGTGATAAGGAAGTAA
- a CDS encoding helix-turn-helix domain-containing protein yields MKNIENIGDRIKLLREKHGLSQAAFGKRIGVSSGNVGDWESDKKKSLPGAKAIYAISREFEVSSDWILGGEEYIGDSALRSGNILIKDDKPAIGTNKLMETTYDSTTNKLLSLSKEAKELIDIFTILSERDATELLMIARIKRDLDKS; encoded by the coding sequence TTGAAAAATATTGAAAACATAGGAGATCGCATTAAATTATTGAGGGAAAAACACGGATTATCGCAGGCAGCATTTGGAAAAAGAATTGGCGTTTCTTCTGGAAATGTTGGAGATTGGGAGAGTGATAAAAAAAAATCATTACCTGGTGCAAAAGCAATCTACGCAATTTCGAGGGAATTTGAAGTATCATCTGATTGGATACTTGGTGGAGAAGAATACATAGGGGACTCGGCACTGAGAAGCGGGAACATCCTTATAAAAGATGACAAGCCCGCAATTGGGACCAATAAACTAATGGAAACAACCTATGATTCAACTACCAATAAACTTCTAAGTTTATCTAAAGAAGCAAAAGAATTAATTGATATTTTTACTATTTTAAGTGAACGTGATGCAACCGAGCTATTAATGATTGCACGTATCAAAAGGGACCTTGATAAAAGCTAG
- a CDS encoding DUF1731 domain-containing protein, which produces MGALLFIINHPTIEGPVNFTSPQPIKMSQLDRCISNHLRRPNWFSIPEPLLKIALGEMSLLITEGQYVTPTVLLENGYIFQYTDMKEAIRSLY; this is translated from the coding sequence GTGGGGGCCCTTCTCTTTATCATCAATCATCCCACAATAGAAGGGCCAGTAAATTTCACCTCTCCACAACCAATAAAAATGAGTCAATTAGATCGCTGTATCAGCAATCATTTAAGACGCCCAAATTGGTTTTCTATTCCAGAACCATTATTGAAAATCGCACTTGGTGAAATGAGCCTATTAATTACGGAAGGTCAATATGTTACACCTACTGTTCTTCTTGAAAACGGATATATATTTCAGTATACAGACATGAAAGAAGCCATTAGAAGTTTATACTAG
- a CDS encoding competence protein ComK, which translates to MKEGIILNKYIASDTTMIIMPIKAIEYYAVVREIDRTVYVKQTPFEIIKENLLIGGSDYNGRRRSITYKLGMQKKLPMPINPARNIYAFPTHAPSQFHCQWIFTEHIDHIHPVKHNKKYKSAILFKNSEKVFTEVSPYILETQIIKSWKVRKAMEGSRGMVRGH; encoded by the coding sequence ATGAAGGAAGGAATCATTCTAAATAAATATATTGCAAGTGATACCACTATGATAATTATGCCGATTAAAGCGATAGAATATTATGCGGTTGTAAGAGAAATCGATCGGACTGTCTATGTTAAACAAACTCCTTTTGAAATAATAAAGGAAAATCTATTAATTGGAGGTTCTGATTATAATGGAAGAAGACGTTCCATTACATATAAACTAGGAATGCAGAAAAAACTGCCAATGCCAATTAACCCCGCTAGAAATATTTATGCATTTCCCACCCATGCTCCAAGTCAATTTCACTGCCAATGGATATTCACCGAGCATATTGATCATATACACCCAGTCAAACACAATAAGAAATATAAAAGCGCTATCCTCTTTAAAAATAGTGAAAAAGTATTTACAGAAGTATCGCCTTATATTCTAGAAACACAAATCATAAAATCATGGAAAGTAAGAAAGGCAATGGAGGGAAGCAGAGGGATGGTTCGAGGGCACTGA
- a CDS encoding helix-turn-helix domain-containing protein: MIGRGEKGCIDYRLLKKRRLEKNLSQSRLASETGLNQNHLGQIERGQKVPKVKTLYKICEALDLQLDAVLIKEKSEELE; the protein is encoded by the coding sequence TTGATAGGAAGAGGGGAAAAAGGTTGTATTGATTATCGGCTATTGAAAAAGAGAAGGTTAGAAAAGAATTTATCTCAATCTAGGCTTGCGAGTGAGACTGGCTTAAATCAAAATCATCTTGGCCAAATTGAAAGAGGACAAAAGGTACCAAAAGTGAAAACATTATACAAGATTTGTGAAGCGCTTGATTTACAATTGGATGCAGTCCTAATTAAAGAAAAATCGGAGGAACTGGAATAA
- a CDS encoding globin-coupled sensor protein, whose amino-acid sequence MKKFFKKKQSSWLAKTTDIDVSINSTHPSIKDKINMLNLSEEDLKIIKSLQPIVKENISLLVDSFYERILQVPELNTIINTHSTLDRLRNTLSGYIVELFNVKFDSSFLEKRLQVAKIHFHIGLKPAWYMGAFQSITESLIDIIYSSLSNKNEIPPIIKAITKIISLEQQIVLEQYENENRLAKEAQYEEVKQDLKGKIVDISTSLVALSQQTSASVETLIQNSDVVKDIVKQSSEETFKTQEFVKDGQVQMNTLHHTIEKVVEDTEHMEKMVSSLEESSIEILNVVQIVKEIADQTNLLALNSAIEAARAGEHGKGFAVVSDEVRKLAMQTKQAVDTIHQHISNSSDYTTRVTSSLLEVKTAVLDGKSKAEKTNETFQHILYSSDHNVHQSNEVSSQMIELTEIIKEIGEATSGVAASAEQLNDAANNV is encoded by the coding sequence ATGAAAAAATTCTTTAAGAAAAAGCAATCTAGCTGGTTAGCAAAGACTACTGACATAGATGTTTCCATAAATAGCACCCATCCTAGCATTAAAGATAAAATTAACATGCTTAATCTTTCCGAGGAAGATTTAAAGATAATTAAAAGTCTACAGCCAATCGTGAAGGAAAATATTTCATTATTGGTAGATTCCTTTTATGAAAGAATTCTGCAAGTACCAGAACTTAATACAATAATAAACACACATAGTACACTTGATCGATTAAGAAATACGCTAAGTGGTTATATTGTCGAGCTCTTTAATGTGAAATTTGATTCTAGTTTCCTTGAAAAGCGACTTCAAGTAGCTAAAATCCATTTTCATATTGGTTTGAAACCAGCATGGTATATGGGAGCTTTTCAAAGTATTACAGAATCACTAATCGATATTATCTATTCGTCCTTAAGTAATAAAAATGAAATACCTCCGATTATTAAGGCTATTACAAAAATTATTAGCCTAGAGCAACAAATAGTATTAGAGCAATACGAGAATGAAAATAGGCTGGCAAAAGAAGCACAGTACGAGGAAGTGAAACAAGATCTCAAAGGAAAAATTGTTGATATCAGTACTAGTTTAGTTGCACTTTCTCAACAAACTTCTGCTTCTGTAGAAACATTAATCCAAAATAGTGATGTGGTTAAGGATATTGTTAAGCAAAGCAGTGAAGAAACATTTAAAACACAAGAATTTGTTAAAGATGGACAAGTACAAATGAATACATTACACCATACCATCGAAAAGGTTGTAGAAGATACAGAACATATGGAAAAGATGGTTTCTAGCTTAGAGGAATCTTCTATAGAAATACTAAATGTTGTTCAAATCGTCAAAGAGATTGCAGACCAAACAAACCTTTTAGCATTAAACTCTGCCATTGAGGCAGCTAGAGCTGGCGAACATGGAAAAGGCTTTGCAGTAGTCTCTGACGAAGTAAGAAAACTAGCGATGCAAACAAAACAGGCTGTTGATACAATACATCAACATATTTCTAATTCAAGCGATTATACAACACGTGTTACATCATCTCTACTAGAAGTTAAAACGGCTGTTCTCGATGGGAAATCAAAGGCTGAAAAAACGAATGAGACATTCCAACACATTTTATATTCTTCTGACCATAACGTCCATCAATCAAATGAAGTAAGTAGTCAGATGATTGAACTAACGGAGATAATAAAAGAAATAGGAGAAGCCACTTCGGGTGTAGCCGCTTCAGCTGAGCAGTTAAATGATGCCGCCAATAATGTTTGA
- a CDS encoding class I SAM-dependent methyltransferase produces MKQNKYDDNNFFSAYERMPRSVQGLDAAGEWHILKEMIPDLQNKSVLDLGCGFGWHCRYAREQEASSVIGVDISEKMLQKARGMTDDSAISYIKIPIEDINFSEAQFDVVISSLAFHYIKSFEAICKKVYHCLKSGGSFVFSVEHPIFTSRNEQDWYYDDQGNRLHWALDNYQSEGLRETTFLTENVIKYHRTFSTYVNDLINAGFIIKEVKEPIPSEEMLKNSTNMKDELRRPMFLIFSTEK; encoded by the coding sequence ATGAAACAAAATAAATATGATGATAATAATTTCTTTTCTGCGTATGAAAGAATGCCACGTTCAGTTCAAGGACTTGATGCTGCGGGAGAATGGCATATATTAAAAGAAATGATACCTGATCTACAAAATAAAAGTGTCCTTGATTTAGGATGTGGGTTCGGCTGGCATTGCCGTTATGCTCGTGAACAGGAAGCAAGTTCTGTAATTGGTGTAGATATATCAGAAAAAATGCTACAAAAGGCTCGGGGAATGACAGATGACTCTGCAATATCCTACATCAAAATACCAATTGAAGACATAAATTTCTCAGAAGCACAATTTGATGTTGTCATTAGTTCATTGGCTTTTCATTATATTAAGTCATTTGAAGCAATCTGTAAAAAAGTTTATCATTGTCTAAAATCTGGAGGTTCATTCGTATTTTCAGTGGAACATCCAATTTTCACTTCTCGGAATGAACAAGATTGGTATTACGATGACCAAGGGAATCGTCTACATTGGGCATTGGATAATTACCAATCAGAAGGTTTGCGGGAAACAACTTTTCTTACTGAGAATGTTATAAAATATCATAGAACTTTTTCGACCTATGTCAATGACTTAATTAATGCTGGGTTTATTATAAAGGAAGTTAAAGAACCAATTCCTTCTGAAGAAATGCTGAAGAATAGTACTAATATGAAAGATGAACTGCGAAGACCGATGTTTTTAATTTTTTCAACAGAAAAATAA
- a CDS encoding sigma-70 family RNA polymerase sigma factor: MEGKNYEQLVEEFTPMIHHMMKKLAIYKDKQEFFQIGLISIWETRRNFNKEKGKYSNYLYRHMQGRFLDELKRRTREAERNDYPSEAFWTMIESPVLYREEEDYIKGLCDELTEGETKWVIATFVHQLTVKEIAKKEQVSLSAVKWWRKGAKEKLKQTLWS, translated from the coding sequence ATGGAAGGGAAGAATTATGAGCAATTAGTGGAGGAGTTTACACCGATGATTCACCATATGATGAAAAAGCTGGCGATTTATAAAGATAAACAAGAGTTTTTTCAAATTGGCTTAATAAGCATTTGGGAAACAAGGAGAAATTTTAATAAGGAAAAGGGGAAATATAGCAATTATTTGTATCGGCATATGCAAGGGAGATTTCTTGATGAGTTGAAGCGCCGGACAAGGGAAGCAGAAAGAAATGATTACCCAAGTGAAGCGTTTTGGACCATGATAGAAAGTCCTGTTTTATATCGGGAAGAAGAGGACTATATCAAAGGACTTTGCGATGAATTAACCGAAGGAGAAACAAAGTGGGTAATTGCTACCTTTGTTCATCAGCTGACGGTGAAAGAAATAGCGAAGAAAGAACAAGTCTCACTTTCCGCAGTTAAATGGTGGAGGAAAGGAGCAAAAGAGAAGTTAAAGCAAACGCTGTGGTCCTAA
- the trmL gene encoding tRNA (uridine(34)/cytosine(34)/5-carboxymethylaminomethyluridine(34)-2'-O)-methyltransferase TrmL, which translates to MAIHVVLYQPEIPANTANIARTCAGTETALHLIRPLGFSTDEKMIKQAGLDFWETINITYYDSFDDFFVKNQGEFYYIETFAEKTYTSYDFTDQSKNYYFIFGKETTGLPKDLLETHKDHFLRIPMTEHIRSLNLSNTAAILVFEALRQQGYPNLR; encoded by the coding sequence ATGGCAATACACGTTGTATTGTATCAGCCAGAAATTCCGGCTAATACTGCCAATATTGCACGTACTTGTGCAGGAACAGAAACAGCCCTACATTTAATTCGACCACTTGGCTTTTCAACCGATGAAAAGATGATCAAACAAGCGGGACTAGATTTCTGGGAGACTATAAACATCACGTATTACGACTCATTTGATGATTTTTTTGTAAAAAATCAAGGGGAGTTTTACTATATTGAAACATTCGCAGAAAAAACATATACATCCTATGATTTCACAGATCAATCAAAGAATTATTATTTTATCTTTGGAAAAGAAACAACCGGATTACCGAAAGACCTACTCGAAACACATAAAGACCATTTTTTACGAATACCAATGACAGAACATATCCGTTCACTGAACCTTTCAAATACAGCAGCAATATTGGTATTCGAAGCATTGCGACAGCAGGGATATCCAAATTTAAGATAA
- a CDS encoding dihydrofolate reductase family protein, protein MRKQRKLVLLIATSLDGYIATKDDSLDWLFKVEGEGDNGISEFYETVDTILMGRKTYDWIITHMTEEFPYKNKECYVFSRQENEDTEDVKFIKEDIIDFTNKLKNEEGKNIWIVGGGDLLHSFIKEKLVDEFIITIAPTIIGEGVPLFKEDEYQLELYLKGTRCFNQFVELHYKRRR, encoded by the coding sequence ATGCGAAAACAGCGAAAACTTGTATTATTAATCGCAACAAGTCTGGACGGTTATATTGCTACAAAGGATGATTCATTAGATTGGTTATTTAAAGTAGAAGGTGAAGGGGACAATGGAATTTCTGAATTCTACGAAACGGTAGATACGATTCTAATGGGAAGAAAAACATATGATTGGATCATCACTCATATGACGGAAGAGTTCCCATATAAAAATAAGGAATGTTACGTATTTTCGAGACAGGAAAACGAGGATACGGAGGATGTTAAATTTATAAAGGAAGACATAATCGATTTTACAAATAAATTAAAAAATGAAGAGGGGAAGAACATTTGGATTGTTGGTGGGGGAGATCTATTACACTCGTTTATCAAAGAAAAGTTAGTGGATGAGTTTATCATTACAATCGCCCCAACAATAATAGGAGAAGGAGTTCCTTTGTTTAAAGAAGATGAATATCAATTGGAGCTATATTTAAAGGGAACGAGATGTTTCAATCAATTTGTAGAGCTACATTATAAAAGGAGAAGGTAG
- a CDS encoding helix-turn-helix transcriptional regulator encodes MRADRLLSILLLLQNRGKMTTKELAKELEVTERTIHRDMEALSATGIPIIAVRGKSGGWKLLDQYRTNLTGLKYDEIISLLISPSIQLLSDLDLSKEWYDARQKMIAALPNSFRKESLDVWNRIHIDTSAWKQPSEKIDSFKILQEAIWQEKVLQIKYERADGKEIFRTVDPLGLVAKGSTWYLIASSDEKIRNYRASRLLTVEMTDKSFTRPDDFHLEKYWVESTQNFINTLPEYKAEVEVSPSIVHRMKFTGRFVQIENIEPPTADGWIPVSLRCDTEQEAIAYILGFGDQIRVIFPASLQQDIYQMARKIVAFYKS; translated from the coding sequence ATGCGGGCTGATCGGTTGCTATCCATTTTGCTCCTCTTACAAAATAGAGGAAAAATGACAACAAAGGAATTAGCTAAGGAATTGGAAGTTACGGAGAGAACGATACATCGGGACATGGAAGCATTAAGTGCAACGGGCATACCTATTATAGCTGTGAGGGGAAAATCTGGCGGTTGGAAATTACTTGACCAGTATCGCACGAATTTAACTGGATTAAAGTATGATGAAATAATATCTTTGCTTATTTCACCTTCTATTCAATTGCTGTCCGATCTAGATTTATCGAAGGAATGGTATGATGCTCGTCAAAAAATGATTGCTGCACTACCAAACTCTTTTCGCAAAGAATCCCTCGACGTTTGGAATCGCATCCACATAGACACTTCCGCCTGGAAGCAACCATCTGAAAAAATTGACTCCTTTAAAATTTTGCAGGAAGCGATTTGGCAGGAAAAAGTACTGCAGATAAAATATGAACGAGCAGATGGTAAGGAGATTTTTCGAACAGTCGATCCTTTAGGATTGGTAGCAAAAGGTAGTACTTGGTACTTAATTGCTTCCTCAGACGAAAAGATACGAAATTACCGAGCTTCAAGACTCCTTACTGTAGAGATGACAGATAAATCTTTTACGAGACCGGATGACTTTCATTTAGAAAAATACTGGGTGGAATCAACGCAAAACTTCATTAACACTCTCCCTGAATATAAGGCAGAGGTGGAAGTGTCACCATCAATCGTTCACAGAATGAAATTCACTGGACGTTTTGTGCAAATAGAAAATATAGAACCACCAACTGCTGATGGATGGATACCCGTAAGCCTTCGCTGTGATACGGAACAAGAGGCAATTGCTTATATCCTTGGCTTCGGTGACCAAATCAGAGTCATCTTCCCTGCCTCATTGCAACAGGACATTTATCAGATGGCTAGAAAAATCGTTGCGTTTTATAAATCGTAA
- a CDS encoding GerAB/ArcD/ProY family transporter: MSNEKIKIRESLTLSPFFLFFLIHSSQTGIGMLSMQRDIAKYAEQDAWIGIVIAGLYLHVIFLMLFKILASSNNGDVISLHQQYFGKIFGNILSMVFVVYFFLLLLLVFRSYIEILQIWVYSIVAPWEIGLVITVVIFYIVLGGFRVIAGISFWSTLIPIILVFVLGYTLKFSHFSNLQPFFNHDIKEILLSAKEGIISFVGFETVLLFFPFIKKGKSTKRWAHLGLLFTTLTYLILTIITYAFYNQGMLKYIIWPTLSMTKIVQVPFIERFEYIFIFSWLLVVMPPMCLCIWAITRSLKEMLNIKSSFSLTGILVLVNILSILLIDRDSIHFVKKATTQLSIYILFH, translated from the coding sequence ATGAGTAATGAGAAAATAAAAATTAGAGAAAGTCTAACTCTATCTCCATTTTTCCTTTTCTTTCTCATTCACTCCTCACAAACCGGCATTGGTATGTTAAGCATGCAAAGAGATATTGCTAAATACGCGGAACAAGACGCTTGGATAGGAATAGTGATTGCTGGATTATATCTTCATGTCATATTTTTAATGCTCTTTAAAATTTTAGCAAGCTCTAATAATGGTGATGTTATTTCCCTACACCAACAATACTTTGGAAAAATCTTTGGCAATATCTTGTCTATGGTCTTTGTAGTTTACTTTTTTTTATTGCTTTTACTTGTCTTTAGGTCTTATATTGAAATATTGCAAATTTGGGTATACTCCATTGTTGCTCCATGGGAAATTGGGTTAGTGATTACCGTGGTAATTTTTTATATCGTATTAGGTGGGTTTAGAGTGATTGCCGGAATATCATTCTGGAGTACATTAATACCGATTATTTTAGTTTTCGTACTAGGATATACACTAAAGTTTAGTCACTTTTCTAATTTACAACCCTTTTTTAATCATGATATCAAAGAAATACTGTTGTCTGCTAAAGAAGGAATCATTTCCTTTGTTGGTTTTGAAACCGTCCTATTATTTTTTCCTTTTATTAAAAAAGGGAAGAGTACAAAAAGATGGGCACATTTAGGATTGCTATTTACAACCCTGACCTATCTTATTTTAACGATCATAACGTATGCTTTTTATAATCAAGGAATGCTGAAATATATAATATGGCCAACACTCTCCATGACAAAAATTGTTCAAGTTCCTTTTATTGAACGATTCGAATATATTTTCATTTTCTCATGGTTACTTGTTGTAATGCCTCCAATGTGTTTATGTATTTGGGCTATAACACGAAGTTTGAAGGAAATGCTGAATATCAAATCAAGTTTTTCCTTAACAGGGATACTTGTGCTAGTAAATATCCTTTCTATATTATTGATTGACCGAGACTCGATTCATTTCGTCAAAAAAGCAACAACTCAATTAAGTATATATATACTATTTCACTAG